From one Phocoena sinus isolate mPhoSin1 chromosome 6, mPhoSin1.pri, whole genome shotgun sequence genomic stretch:
- the CBR4 gene encoding carbonyl reductase family member 4 isoform X2 — translation MDRVCAVFGGSRGIGKAVARLMAQRGYRLAIVARNLQGARAAAGDLGGDHLALSCDVAKEHEVQNTFEEIEKNLGRVNFLVNAAGINRDNLLVRTNVEDMLSQLHTNLLGSMLTCRAAVKTMIKQQTGSIVNVGSVVGVKGSSGQSVYSASKGGLVAFSRALAKEVARKKIRVNVVAPGFVHTDMTKDLKEEHLKKNIPLGRFGDPLDVAHAVVFLLESPYITGHVLVVDGGLQLTM, via the exons ATGGACAGGGTGTGCGCCGTGTTCGGAGGCTCCCGGGGCATCGGCAAGGCGGTGGCCCGCTTGATGGCCCAGAGAGGCTACCGACTGGCCATCGTCGCCCGGAATCTGCAGGGGGCCAGAGCCGCGGCCGGGGACCTGGGCG GAGATCATCTGGCGTTGAGCTGTGATGTTGCCAAAGAACATGAAGTTCAAAATACATTTGAAGAGATAGAGAAGAACTTAGGTCGAGTTAATTTCTTGGTAAATGCAGCTGGAATTAACAG GGATAACCTCTTAGTAAGGACAAATGTCGAAGATATGCTATCTCAGCTTCATACTAACCTCTTGGGCTCCATGCTGACCTGTAGAGCTGCCGTGAAGACAATGATTAAACAGCAGACAGGGTCCATTGTGAATGTGG gAAGCGTTGTAGGTGTAAAAGGCAGTTCTGGCCAGTCCGTGTACAGCGCCAGTAAAGGCGGGCTAGTTGCGTTCTCGCGCGCTCTTGCGAAAGAAgtagcaagaaagaaaattagagtgAATGTAGTTGCGCCAG GATTTGTTCATACAGATATGACGAAAGACTTGAAAGAAGaacacttaaagaaaaacatcCCTCTTGGGAGGTTTGGAGACCCCCTTGATGTGGCCCATGCAGTCGTGTTTCTTTTAGAGTCTCCGTACATTACAGGGCACGTCCTGGTGGTGGACGGAGGCTTGCAGCTCACCATGTAG
- the CBR4 gene encoding carbonyl reductase family member 4 isoform X1, translated as MDRVCAVFGGSRGIGKAVARLMAQRGYRLAIVARNLQGARAAAGDLGGDHLALSCDVAKEHEVQNTFEEIEKNLGRVNFLVNAAGINRDNLLVRTNVEDMLSQLHTNLLGSMLTCRAAVKTMIKQQTGSIVNVGSVVGVKGSSGQSVYSASKGGLVAFSRALAKEVARKKIRVNVVAPGKWELLFSLNVYASMAFYDNSKDCFCVCKYVIIIRHFSEVLGQEQGTCIVTQSSSSAAREDMTLV; from the exons ATGGACAGGGTGTGCGCCGTGTTCGGAGGCTCCCGGGGCATCGGCAAGGCGGTGGCCCGCTTGATGGCCCAGAGAGGCTACCGACTGGCCATCGTCGCCCGGAATCTGCAGGGGGCCAGAGCCGCGGCCGGGGACCTGGGCG GAGATCATCTGGCGTTGAGCTGTGATGTTGCCAAAGAACATGAAGTTCAAAATACATTTGAAGAGATAGAGAAGAACTTAGGTCGAGTTAATTTCTTGGTAAATGCAGCTGGAATTAACAG GGATAACCTCTTAGTAAGGACAAATGTCGAAGATATGCTATCTCAGCTTCATACTAACCTCTTGGGCTCCATGCTGACCTGTAGAGCTGCCGTGAAGACAATGATTAAACAGCAGACAGGGTCCATTGTGAATGTGG gAAGCGTTGTAGGTGTAAAAGGCAGTTCTGGCCAGTCCGTGTACAGCGCCAGTAAAGGCGGGCTAGTTGCGTTCTCGCGCGCTCTTGCGAAAGAAgtagcaagaaagaaaattagagtgAATGTAGTTGCGCCAGGTAAGTGGgaacttcttttttctcttaatgtatATGCATCTATGGCTTTTTACGACAACAGTAAAGACTGTTTTTGTGTCTGTAAGTACGTCATCATCATCAGGCACTTCTCAGAGGTGCTGGGACAGGAGCAGGGGACCTGCATTGTTACTCAGTCCTCGAGCAGTGCTGCCCGGGAGGACATGACCTTGGTCTGA